In one window of Episyrphus balteatus chromosome 3, idEpiBalt1.1, whole genome shotgun sequence DNA:
- the LOC129914349 gene encoding NADH dehydrogenase [ubiquinone] 1 beta subcomplex subunit 2, mitochondrial-like, which translates to MLSSRGVILGRAVSRLIARQPVKSTNHQSIRLSHAANYREGPPPASFATRFGAEAVAGFMWWWILYHIFTEHEHITGEFEYPDPSAWTNAELGIPPDSEE; encoded by the exons ATGTTATCTTCCCGTGGAGTTATTCTCGGACGAGCAGTTTCCCGTTTAATTGCCCGACAGCCAGTTAAATCTACAAATCACCAAAGCATTCGTCTAAGCCATGC TGCCAACTACCGAGAAGGACCACCTCCGGCATCATTTGCAACCCGATTTGGTGCTGAAGCCGTAGCTGGTTTTATGTGGTGGTGGATTTTGTATCACATCTTCACTGAACACGAACACATTACT GGTGAATTTGAATATCCTGACCCATCGGCGTGGACCAATGCTGAACTCGGTATTCCACCAGATAGTGAGGAATAG